One Chitinophaga sp. H8 DNA window includes the following coding sequences:
- a CDS encoding helix-turn-helix domain-containing protein — protein sequence MNIITIEEEAWRSLNERIKSISEFILKSENTSYDSLWLNNHEVCQYLHISEKTLWRMRSKGEIAYSKMYGQYYYTIGAIKNMLNAHAVQTSEEYIQELMARGKSYIEKGRTIKSGK from the coding sequence ATGAATATTATAACCATAGAAGAAGAAGCATGGAGGTCGCTCAACGAGCGTATTAAATCCATTAGCGAGTTTATTCTGAAATCAGAAAACACCAGCTATGATAGTCTTTGGCTCAATAACCATGAAGTCTGTCAGTACCTCCACATCAGCGAAAAAACACTTTGGCGTATGCGTTCCAAAGGCGAAATAGCCTACTCCAAAATGTACGGGCAGTATTACTATACCATAGGAGCCATAAAAAATATGCTCAATGCCCATGCTGTGCAAACCAGCGAGGAATACATACAGGAGCTTATGGCAAGGGGTAAAAGCTATATCGAAAAAGGAAGAACAATAAAATCCGGCAAATAA
- a CDS encoding helix-turn-helix domain-containing protein: MNIDRMEFFAWMERIMERFDVLKQHIIDIQKQRNTIDGEELLDNQDLLQMLKISHRSLQRYRSSGKLPYYTISGKLYYKLSDVHQFIRDSFNVPLQRTKDNG, translated from the coding sequence ATGAACATAGATAGAATGGAATTTTTTGCATGGATGGAGCGAATTATGGAACGCTTTGATGTTCTGAAACAACACATCATAGATATACAAAAGCAACGCAATACCATAGACGGCGAAGAACTGCTGGACAACCAAGACCTGTTACAAATGCTGAAAATCAGCCACCGCTCCTTGCAGCGTTACCGTTCGTCTGGCAAGCTGCCGTACTACACCATTAGCGGAAAGCTGTATTACAAGCTATCGGATGTACACCAATTCATCAGGGATAGTTTCAATGTTCCCCTGCAACGCACAAAGGACAACGGGTGA
- a CDS encoding DUF3945 domain-containing protein has protein sequence MSEQTIEQPQQEQQQKPQQSPEQLSDVLLVMDKEKKTIQAVTGIDENGELKTVDANKKNQSEFMRVDKSGDFFSNFFSNFWRQLKDPTRFSFFKVPEQEAVETAQKMQQQINAPTKEGEAVMAKHEVKEPKEVQQENKKDMETTQATQTTQATPETNDHRFKADDIDWKTLAQIGITKERLEKDGTLDMLLKGYKTNKVYPIGINFGSAVIRSEARLGLQNGENGKPVFVMYGVRHEPNLHTPFFGHEFTKEDKDNLLKTGNMGRVVELTYPKTGEKIPSIISIDKLTKEVIALRQDWIKVPDDIGGVKLTAEQKQVLYEGKAIYLEGMVSQKGKTFSSDIQYNADKRFPEYLFERGANYKQTQSQQQAQSQENPKLFRGKEFNDEQYKKLTEGKTIYVSDFIDGKGQPYKGYVTLNAETGKFDFSFRNPDKLKDKIVPAETHKTQVAVNSEGKTNEATKNINEPLKPQQTAPVNKQQQEKQEPPKPAKSKGMKM, from the coding sequence ATGAGCGAGCAGACAATAGAACAGCCTCAACAAGAGCAGCAGCAAAAACCACAGCAATCCCCTGAACAGCTTTCAGATGTTTTGCTGGTCATGGATAAGGAAAAAAAGACTATTCAAGCGGTTACAGGTATTGACGAAAATGGCGAATTAAAAACCGTTGATGCCAATAAAAAGAACCAAAGCGAATTTATGCGGGTAGATAAGAGCGGAGATTTTTTCTCCAACTTCTTCTCCAACTTTTGGCGACAGCTCAAAGACCCCACCCGTTTTTCATTTTTCAAAGTTCCTGAACAGGAAGCCGTTGAAACAGCCCAAAAAATGCAGCAACAAATAAACGCCCCTACCAAAGAGGGCGAGGCAGTTATGGCTAAACATGAAGTGAAAGAGCCAAAGGAAGTGCAGCAAGAAAACAAAAAAGATATGGAAACTACACAAGCAACACAGACAACGCAGGCAACCCCTGAAACAAACGACCATCGTTTTAAGGCAGATGATATTGATTGGAAAACACTGGCACAAATTGGGATAACCAAAGAGCGGCTTGAAAAAGACGGCACATTGGATATGCTGTTGAAAGGCTATAAAACCAATAAGGTATATCCCATAGGTATCAATTTTGGTTCTGCCGTAATTCGTTCGGAGGCAAGGTTGGGGCTTCAAAACGGAGAAAACGGCAAGCCTGTATTTGTAATGTATGGCGTTCGCCACGAGCCGAACCTGCATACTCCTTTTTTCGGTCATGAATTTACCAAAGAGGACAAAGACAATTTGCTCAAAACCGGGAACATGGGGCGTGTGGTAGAGTTGACCTATCCCAAGACCGGAGAAAAAATACCGTCCATTATCAGCATTGATAAACTGACAAAGGAAGTTATTGCCTTACGGCAGGATTGGATAAAAGTGCCTGACGATATTGGAGGTGTAAAACTCACCGCGGAGCAAAAGCAAGTCTTATATGAGGGCAAAGCCATTTACTTAGAGGGTATGGTTTCGCAGAAAGGCAAAACGTTCAGCAGCGATATTCAATATAATGCTGACAAGCGTTTTCCCGAATACCTTTTTGAAAGGGGTGCAAATTACAAACAGACCCAAAGCCAGCAGCAAGCGCAATCACAGGAAAATCCCAAATTATTCAGAGGTAAAGAATTTAACGATGAGCAATACAAAAAGCTCACAGAGGGCAAGACCATTTATGTTTCTGATTTCATAGACGGGAAAGGACAGCCTTACAAGGGCTATGTTACGCTGAATGCCGAAACAGGCAAGTTTGATTTCAGTTTTAGAAACCCGGATAAATTAAAAGACAAGATTGTTCCCGCAGAAACCCATAAAACGCAGGTTGCCGTCAATTCAGAGGGTAAAACCAATGAGGCTACCAAAAATATCAATGAGCCTTTAAAACCCCAACAAACTGCTCCTGTGAACAAACAGCAGCAGGAAAAGCAGGAGCCGCCAAAGCCAGCTAAATCAAAAGGAATGAAAATGTAA